From Salvia splendens isolate huo1 chromosome 16, SspV2, whole genome shotgun sequence, a single genomic window includes:
- the LOC121769842 gene encoding uncharacterized protein LOC121769842, whose translation MLPYKLSYTLDLRSDHYYATYLYQFLAASKHVSPARSLIWDSFGDHSYDTSSKRNLEGYFEGLSESPNLRLLRVFKIFDLRRRYSSSSDDMKYASFQDSASKLLNLRYISYPQTGHSFSPSVCRLWNLSTLTARHTTAVAPPEIWKMPLLRHVEFYSISLPDPPVDGFVLESLQTLCTVTILDCRKKVLKRIPNIKKLKIHEGKLESWSVTYLNNLACLHKLESLEITIFGGFFQNSIPLEFWSNLALPHSLEKLTLFGTRIRWEDMPATIGWLPHLQVLKLKCDSFVGSEWETVERQFCKLKYLLIDSCDLVYWTTESAHFPCLEHLQLEHLILKEIPSVIGEIPTLQSIKLVDCSTSAGVSARKLQQDQQENYGNDDLQVQIERSTGRTSKDDLQVLPQWNMFSGFWKIEWSKDI comes from the coding sequence ATGTTACCTTATAAGCTCTCTTATACATTGGATCTTCGTAGTGATCATTATTACGCTACTTATCTTTATCAATTCCTAGCTGCTTCCAAGCATGTCTCACCTGCTCGTTCTTTGATATGGGATTCTTTTGGTGATCATTCTTATGATACTTCTTCAAAACGGAATCTTGAGGGCTATTTCGAAGGACTTTCAGAGTCACCCAATCTTAGACTGTTGAGGGTGTTTAAAATATTTGATCTTAGACGTAGATATTCATCTTCTTCGGATGACATGAAATACGCATCTTTCCAAGATAGTGCATCTAAGCTGCTGAACTTGAGGTACATTTCGTATCCACAGACAGGGCACTCTTTTTCCCCTTCAGTGTGTCGCCTTTGGAATTTGTCTACTTTAACTGCCAGGCATACCACGGCAGTTGCTCCACCTGAAATATGGAAAATGCCTCTCCTTAGGCATGTGGAATTCTACAGCATCTCTCTCCCAGATCCTCCCGTTGATGGTTTTGTTTTGGAGAGCCTACAGACTCTCTGTACAGTCACTATTTTGGATTGCCGCAAAAAGGTGTTAAAAAGAATCCCCAATATAAAAAAACTCAAGATTCATGAGGGGAAACTGGAGAGTTGGTCTGTAACCTATCTCAACAATCTTGCGTGTTTGCATAAACTCGAATCTCTTGAAATCACTATATTTGGTGGCTTTTTTCAAAACTCAATTCCGTTGGAGTTTTGGAGCAACCTCGCTCTCCCACATTCTCTCGAGAAGTTGACTTTGTTTGGCACTCGAATACGCTGGGAAGACATGCCTGCAACGATAGGTTGGCTACCCCATCTTCAAGTTCTTAAACTGAAATGTGATTCTTTCGTTGGATCTGAGTGGGAAACAGTTGAAAGGCAGTTCTGCAAGCTCAAATACTTGCTCATTGACAGTTGTGACTTGGTGTACTGGACAACGGAAAGCGCCCATTTTCCATGCCTTGAGCACCTTCAACTTGAACAtttgatattgaaggagatCCCTTCAGTTATTGGAGAAATACCAACGCTTCAGTCAATCAAGTTGGTTGATTGCAGCACTTCTGCTGGCGTCTCTGCTAGAAAATTACAACAAGATCAACAAGAGAACTATGGGAATGATGACCTTCAAGTTCAGATAGAAAGATCAACTGGGCGAACTAGCAAAGATGACCTTCAAGTTCTGCCGCAATGGAATATGTTTTCAGGTTTTTGGAAGATTGAATGGAGCAAGGATATATAA
- the LOC121771342 gene encoding putative disease resistance protein RGA3 yields MADAIVSEVVGRIATMLEDKIRYEVNLVRGVKDELRYLSEKLNTIRQVLDDAEKRGVKDESVKRWLKKLEAMAYEMEDILDEWNYYSLLKDKMEPKQKIGCSFIRSSCLCFKKVSVHRDIAKKIENVKAMLEQIYEERKEFDFVIAPPTTDPVPTPWRVQSTPLVDLTKVHGVDIHNKKEDIVSKLMLNGGHTQVLSIVGTGGLGKTTLAKLVYNDERVKDCFELRIWICVSDPFDVAGIAIGIVNKVGIEEIPPNSNQLALVLEKLEASISGKKFLLVLDDVWTEDNTKWEPLKISLQCGAAGSKILVTTRKETVAKMVRTLNDDMYHPNKLSEEECWSLLCDTSLPGKSDEECGKFEVFGKKIARKCNGLPLAAIVLGTLLQFKDLEGWKHVEKSEIWELENAKVELFPHLVLSYNDLSPALKCCFSYCAVYPKDHTIHAETLIGEWMAQGYLGSDSGNSALELKGRENLRNLAMRCLIQDIEKSKSGEQIERCKMHDIVHDFAMFLRKNDDKERSCQACDSSLVSHVQEYRSLPWDYEPPVDERDRSFQVCNCIKSLRVMSIYRCIPVGIEMLIHLRCLDCSDIALSKDDLEIICRLYFLQTLLLSRCGLTVIPREIGNLNQLRRLDLSRCGLTVIPREIGNLNQLRRLDLRWNRELKELPGSVCSLIELRSLSLEWCSLEVIPQEIGNLVKLRELDLSWNTKLKELPESICSLVELQILKIEGTDINCLPKALGDLSNLCTLQLREFKVGSEYNKLGFLKTVYHCLTESESLNLEIYWSSMSEMEELVEDARQADLQSVLQKLESLRIYFRGRMNEMEQSSTSSSMWMEVAEALVPHHC; encoded by the coding sequence ATGGCGGATGCTATAGTTTCAGAAGTGGTGGGGAGAATTGCAACTATGTTAGAAGATAAGATTCGGTATGAAGTCAATTTGGTTAGAGGCGTGAAGGACGAACTTCGTTATCTTTCCGAGAAGCTCAACACTATCCGACAGGTGTTGGATGATGCAGAAAAGAGAGGAGTGAAAGATGAAAGTGTCAAAAGATGGTTGAAGAAGCTCGAAGCTATGGCCTATGAGATGGAGGATATTTTGGATGAATGGAACTACTATTCTCTTCTCAAAGATAAGATGGAACCTAAGCAAAAGATAGGATGCTCCTTCATCAGATCTTCTtgtttatgtttcaaaaaagTTTCAGTCCATCGTGATATTGCcaagaaaattgaaaatgtgAAAGCTATGCTTGAACAGATTTACGAGGAGAGAAAGGAATTTGATTTTGTCATCGCTCCGCCTACAACTGATCCCGTGCCCACACCTTGGCGAGTGCAATCCACACCTCTTGTTGACTTGACGAAAGTTCACGGGGTGGATATACATAACAAAAAAGAAGACATAGTGAGCAAACTAATGCTTAATGGTGGTCATACCCAAGTTTTGTCTATTGTTGGAACCGGGGGACTTGGGAAAACAACTCTTGCCAAACTTGTTTATAATGATGAACGAGTGAAGGATTGTTTTGAATTAAGAATATGGATTTGTGTTTCTGATCCATTTGACGTGGCTGGGATCGCAATTGGAATTGTTAACAAAGTGGGAATAGAAGAGATTCCCCCGAATTCCAACCAATTGGCACTGGTATTAGAAAAGCTAGAGGCATCCATTTCGGGAAAAAAGTTTCTTCTTGTGCTGGATGATGTTTGGACAGAAGACAACACCAAGTGGGAGCCTCTGAAAATCAGTCTCCAATGTGGTGCAGCAGGCAGTAAAATTCTGGTGACAACGAGAAAGGAAACGGTAGCTAAGATGGTCCGTACCTTAAACGATGATATGTATCACCCAAATAAGCTTAGTGAAGAAGAATGTTGGTCATTATTGTGTGACACATCTCTTCCTGGAAAGAGTGATGAAGAATGTGGAAAATTCGAGGTGTTTGGCAAGAAAATAGCTAGAAAGTGCAATGGATTGCCTCTTGCTGCAATTGTTTTGGGAACACTTTTGCAGTTCAAGGATTTGGAAGGATGGAAACATGTAGAGAAGAGTGAAATATGGGAATTGGAGAATGCAAAAGTAGAGCTTTTTCCTCATTTGGTTTTAAGCTACAATGATTTGTCCCCGGCTCTTAAGTGTTGTTTTTCATATTGTGCCGTCTATCCTAAAGATCACACAATTCATGCAGAGACTCTGATAGGAGAGTGGATGGCGCAAGGTTATCTAGGGTCTGATAGTGGAAACAGTGCACTTGAGCTGAAAGGGCGAGAGAACTTGAGAAATTTAGCAATGCGTTGTTTGATTCAGGACATTGAGAAAAGTAAGTCGGGGGAGCAGATAGAAAGGTGTAAAATGCATGATATAGTACATGATTTTGCTATGTTTCTTAGGAAGAATGATGACAAAGAGAGAAGTTGTCAAGCTTGTGACTCTTCATTGGTTTCTCATGTCCAAGAATATCGGAGTCTTCCGTGGGACTATGAACCACCAGTAGATGAAAGAGACAGAAGTTTTCAAGTTTGTAATTGCATAAAAAGTCTTAGGGTGATGAGCATTTACAGATGTATTCCAGTAGGAATAGAAATGTTAATTCACTTGAGATGCTTGGATTGTAGTGATATTGCATTGTCAAAGGATGACCTCGAAATCATATGCAGGCTTTATTTCTTGCAAACTCTTCTCTTATCAAGGTGCGGCCTAACTGTGATACCACGAGAAATTGGAAATTTGAATCAATTAAGACGACTTGACTTATCAAGGTGCGGCCTAACAGTGATACCACGAGAAATTGGAAATTTGAATCAATTAAGACGACTTGACTTAAGGTGGAATAGAGAACTAAAGGAGTTACCAGGGAGCGTGTGTAGTTTGATTGAATTGCGATCTCTTTCCTTAGAATGGTGCTCTCTAGAAGTGATTCCACAAGAAATTGGGAATTTGGTGAAGTTAAGAGAACTTGACTTAAGTTGGAATACAAAATTAAAGGAGTTACCAGAGAGCATTTGTAGTTTGGTTGAACTGCAAATCTTGAAGATTGAAGGCACTGATATCAACTGTCTGCCTAAAGCATTAGGTGACTTAAGTAATCTCTGCACACTGCAACTGCGCGAATTTAAAGTAGGAAGTGAATACAACAAGTTGGGTTTTCTGAAAACAGTATACCATTGTCTTACCGAATCCGAATCTCTAAATTTGGAAATCTACTGGAGTAGTATGAGTGAAATGGAGGAATTAGTTGAGGATGCTCGACAAGCAGATTTACAGTCAGTCCTTCAAAAACTAGAATCACTCAGAATATATTTCAGGGGTAGGATGAATGAAATGgagcaatcatcaacatcatcatcaatgTGGATGGAGGTAGCAGAAGCTCTCGTGCCTCATCACTGTTGA